The following are from one region of the Melospiza melodia melodia isolate bMelMel2 chromosome 14, bMelMel2.pri, whole genome shotgun sequence genome:
- the FAF2 gene encoding FAS-associated factor 2 has protein sequence MAAPEERELTAEQTEKLLQFQDLTGIESMDQCRHTLEQHNWNIEAAVQDRLNEQEGVPSVFNPPPLRPLQVNTADHRIYSYVVSRPQPRGLLGWGYYFIMLPFRFTYYTLLDIFRFALRFIRPDPRSRVTDPVGDIISFIHMFEEKYGRIHPVFYQGTYSQALNDAKRELRFLLVYLHGDDHQDTDEFCRNTLCAPEVITLINTRMLFWACSTNKPEGYRVSQALRENTYPFLAVIMLKDRRMTVVGRLEGLIQADDLINQLMFIMDANQTYLVSERLEREERNQTQVLRQQQDEAYLASLRADQEKERKKKEERERKKKKEEEVQQQKLAEERRRQTLQEEKERRSECLPPEPHPDDPESVKIIFKLPNDSRVERRFHFTQSLTVIHDFLFSLKESPEKFQIEANFPRRVLPCLPTEEWPNPPTLQEAGLSHTEVLFVQDLTDD, from the exons ATGGCGGCGCCTGAGGAACGGGAGCTGACGGCGGAACAGACCGAGAAGCTGCTGCAGTTCCAG GACTTGACTGGCATAGAGTCCATGGACCAATGTCGCCACACACTGGAGCAGCACAACTGGAACATAGAG GCAGCTGTGCAGGACCGACTGAACGAGCAAGAGGGTGTCCCGAGTGTCTTCAATCCTCCCCCGCTGCGGCCGCTGCAGGTCAATACCGCTGACCACAGGATCTACAGCTACGTTGTCTCAAGGCCACAGCCAAGG GGCCTGTTAGGATGGGGTTACTACTTCATAATGCTTCCATTCCGATTCACCTATTACACGTTACTTGATATATTTAG GTTTGCTCTGCGTTTTATACGCCCTGATCCTCGTAGTCGGGTCACCGACCCAGTGGGTGACATTATTTCGTTTATTCATATGTTTGAGGAAAAATATGGGAGGATACACCCTGTCTTCTACCAGGGAACTTACAGCCAG GCACTGAACGATGCCAAGCGGGAGCTGCGCTTCCTGCTGGTGTATCTGCACGGGGACGACCACCAGGACACAGATGAGTTCTGCCG CAATACACTGTGTGCACCTGAGGTCATCACCCTCATCAACACTAGAATGCTCTTCTGGGCTTGCTCAACCAATAAACCGGAGGGATACAGAG TGTCGCAGGCGCTGCGGGAGAACACGTACCCGTTCCTGGCCGTGATCATGCTCAAGGACCGCAGGATGACCGTGGTTGGGCGGCTCGAGGGGCTCATCCAGGCCGACGACCTCATCAACCAGCTCATGTTCATCATGGATGCCAACCAGACGTACCTGGTGTCCGAGCGCCTGGAGAG GGAAGAGAGGAACCAAACCCAagtgctgaggcagcagcaggacgAGGCTTACCTGGCATCCCTGCGTGCAGACCAGGAGAAGGAGCGcaagaagaaggaggaaagggagaggaagaagaagaaggaggaggaagtgcAGCAGCAAAAACTGGCAGAGGAGAGGCGGCGGCAG ACactgcaggaggagaaggagaggaggtCGGAATGCCTTCCTCCAGAGCCACACCCCGATGACCCAGAGAGCGTCAAGATCATTTTCAAGCTGCCCAACGATTCCAGAGTGGAGCGGCGATTCCACTTCACACAGTCACTGACG GTGATCCACGATTTCCTGTTCTCCTTGAAAGAAAGCCCTGAGAAGTTCCAGATTGAGGCCAACTTCCCTCGCCGTGTCCTGCCCTGCCTCCCGACAGAGGAGTGGCCCAACCCCCCGACGCTGCAGGAGGCGGGACTCAGCCACACGGAAGTCCTCTTTGTGCAGGACCTCACGGACGATTGA